AAATTCATTTACGCCGTCTCCATATTCGGTGCTAGCCAACGACGTTTGTTGTACCAAATCGTAGTTTACAACATTGATTACTACTTCTTTGGTCGCTTCGGCATTAATTAGAGTATGTTTAACGGTATTGTCACGAACACGTCTTGAAGGCGAAAAAACCAAAATTGGCGGATTAGCACTAAACACGTTGAAGAAACTAAATGGCGATAAATTAGGAATTCCTTTTTCGCTTATTGTACTTGCAAACGCAATTGGTCTTGGTCCTACTGCACTTTGCAGATAACCTTGCAGTTGTGCTGTAGGTATCTCTTTTGGATTGATGCTAATCATAATTTTTCTATTTAACCAAACCTCATTTTGGCAGTTACAAAAGTAGAGAAATGGTTTAATTTCCGAAAATAGTTTGAGCAGATAAAAACAAATCTTTTAAAGCCTCGCAAAATATAAAATGTGTTTATTTCGTTATATTTATACCTCAAAAATTAGTTTATGCGCTTTGCCGAAAGTAGAAATACAACCCGTTGGATAATCATATTCATTTCCTTTTTGATCATTTCTCTGATTCTCTGGAATACGTATACATTCTTCCAAATATTCAAAAACGAGGAACGATTAAAAATGAAGTTGTTTGTAAATGCGCAGATTACAATTGTGAATGCCGATGAAAATACGGATGTAGAACTTCCTCTACAGATTTTCAGCAACAATACTTCCATTCCTGTTGTGTTAATATTATATGATAAAGTGGTCAGCTCTAAAAATGTACCAAATGAAATTCTAAATGATCCTAAGAAAATAAAGGGATTTTTGAATAAGCTAAAAAATGAAAATGAGCCAATAACTTTTGAATATGCTCCGGGAAAGTACCAAACTTTATATTACGGAAATTCAGCTTTACTCAATAAACTAAAATACTATCCGGTTGCTTTACTGCTTATTATATTTTTATTTGGGGCTTTGATTTATAATTTCTATAAAAGCACTAAAATGGCGACGCAAAACAAATTGTGGGCTGGAATGGCGAAAGAAACGGCACATCAAATTGGAACCCCTTTATCCTCTTTAATTGGGTGGATTGAGATATTAAAAACCGAAGACATTGATCAGTCTATTACAACGGAAATAGAAAAAGATGTTGAACGTTTGCAAACTATAACCGATCGTTTTTCTAAGATTGGTTCTGTTCCAGTTTTAGAATCTCATGATATTGTTTCGGAAACTTTGAATACGTATGAATATTTGCAATCCCGTTTTTCTAAACAAGTCGAATTTACGTATCAAGCACCTCAGCAACCTCTGTTCGCATTTATAAATCCTACGCTTCACAGCTGGACAATCGAGAATTTAATCAAAAATGCCATTGATGCGATGAAAGGAAAAGGAACTTTGGATATTAAGATTGAACAGGATTCCCATCATATAAAAATTAACGTGAAAGATTCTGGAAGCGGTATCCCTAAAAATCAGTTCAGAACTATTTTTGAACCCGGATTTACAACTAAAAAACGCGGCTGGGGATTAGGACTTTCTTTAACAAAAAGAATCGTTGAGGAATATCACAATGGAAAAATCAAGGTTTTGCATTCTGAAATTGGAAAAGGAACTACTTTTCAGATTTTATATAAAATCAACAATCCAGTTTAAATAAAAAGCATAAAAAAACACCAATTCAAAATCTCGAACTGGTGTTTTTTTATACTGTAAAGTCTCTTAAAGATTTGCTTGAATATCTTTTGCTAATGCTTCAAATTCTTCTTTTGTAAGCGAAACTTTGTTTATAAAACGCATTTCATCCATATGATTCAACGGAATCAAATGTACATGTGCATGAGGTACTTCTAGGCCAACAACCGCAATTCCGATTCTCTTGCAAGGAACTGTTTTTTCTAAAGCTGCCGCCACTTTCTTAGAGAACTTCATTAATCCTAAATACAACTCGTCATCCATATCAAAAATCTTATCGATTTCTTGTTTCGGAATACAAAGCGTGTGTCCTTTTGCATTTGGGTTTACATCTAAAAAAGCCAAATAGTTATCGTCTTCCGCTATTTTGTATGCTGGAATTTCTCCGTTTACTATTTTCGTGAATATTGATGCCATTGTTTATTCGTTTATTTGGTTAATC
This is a stretch of genomic DNA from Flavobacterium endoglycinae. It encodes these proteins:
- a CDS encoding sensor histidine kinase — its product is MRFAESRNTTRWIIIFISFLIISLILWNTYTFFQIFKNEERLKMKLFVNAQITIVNADENTDVELPLQIFSNNTSIPVVLILYDKVVSSKNVPNEILNDPKKIKGFLNKLKNENEPITFEYAPGKYQTLYYGNSALLNKLKYYPVALLLIIFLFGALIYNFYKSTKMATQNKLWAGMAKETAHQIGTPLSSLIGWIEILKTEDIDQSITTEIEKDVERLQTITDRFSKIGSVPVLESHDIVSETLNTYEYLQSRFSKQVEFTYQAPQQPLFAFINPTLHSWTIENLIKNAIDAMKGKGTLDIKIEQDSHHIKINVKDSGSGIPKNQFRTIFEPGFTTKKRGWGLGLSLTKRIVEEYHNGKIKVLHSEIGKGTTFQILYKINNPV
- a CDS encoding HIT family protein; amino-acid sequence: MASIFTKIVNGEIPAYKIAEDDNYLAFLDVNPNAKGHTLCIPKQEIDKIFDMDDELYLGLMKFSKKVAAALEKTVPCKRIGIAVVGLEVPHAHVHLIPLNHMDEMRFINKVSLTKEEFEALAKDIQANL